CACGAACTTGAGGGGGAATTTCTGAGATAATTTGCGATAAATGGGTAGTTAAGGAAGGTTGATTCATTGAAACGTGCGCTGGTAAACCTCATTAATTTGTTTGTAGGTATTCCATTCGCCATCACTTCTGAGATTGCGTAATTTTGATTCCATCATCATACGGGCTTCTGAGCGTGTTAATGGCTCAAAAAAGGTTTCTCGTACTTCTATTTTAACTCGAAAAAATAATCTTTGAGCATATAGAGTGGTAAATAATTCCTCATTTTTTTCCACTAAACACAGTCGATATAATAATCCAAAGGTGGGGTGATTGATATATGTTTCCGTTGTCATTAAAATTACAAGACCATAATGTTAGAACAGTTTATCACGATAACCTTAGATCGTATCTTTTATTTGTCGATCTTTACCACTTTTTTTGATGTTGCTTGAGCAAAAGATGAAATATATTTAAGTTATTCTTAGTTGTCTGATAGTTTCAAATAAAATCACTGACACACTAACTGATAAGTTTAAACTGCGCACATGGGGTTGTGACATGGTGATAAAACTGGTTACGTCACATTGTGTTAATAAGTCAGGAGGTAAGCCTTGGGTTTCACTGCCAAATAATAACCAATCGTCTGCTAAAAATTCACATTGGAGGTAATCAGTTTTTCCTCTAACGCTAAAGCCAATCAAGCGCCCTCCCCTTTTCTTAGCTTCTTGGATAAAATCATCAATACTAAGATGGTAACT
The Cyanobacterium sp. T60_A2020_053 DNA segment above includes these coding regions:
- a CDS encoding PipX family protein; amino-acid sequence: MTTETYINHPTFGLLYRLCLVEKNEELFTTLYAQRLFFRVKIEVRETFFEPLTRSEARMMMESKLRNLRSDGEWNTYKQINEVYQRTFQ
- a CDS encoding tRNA (cytidine(34)-2'-O)-methyltransferase, with the protein product MPRIVLVHPQIPPNTGNIARTCAATGTELHLVAPLGFEISDRYLKRAGLDYWPHVKLSYHLSIDDFIQEAKKRGGRLIGFSVRGKTDYLQCEFLADDWLLFGSETQGLPPDLLTQCDVTSFITMSQPHVRSLNLSVSVSVILFETIRQLRIT